GATTTATTACACCGTCTAATGCCTTGCTGCGTGTGCTAAAGGAACATAGCGCCACTTATTTAACATTCATAGATACTACAACAGATGGTAGTCTCGACAGAGCCCCCCGATTTTAGAAATacaagaaacatttaaaatacatgtgTGGTGTTATTCTAGTCTATTCAAGTCCCATGAAAACAGTATAACGAGCATTGCATCTGTCTCTTAATTTCTGACTTCCTTATCCTGTAGAATACatacatcttttaaaatgtgttacaaATGTATAGTTTCTCTTTTAAGAAAAGGCTAAGTAACttcttaaaacagctgggcactgtagtttttagcaaaagTGGCAAACCgaaggaaatagtgcatttgttgggggctactttcagctgcggattaatacacatttcacgtactagtgagtatttatggcagcagggCGGAGTATGTGGGattaatgaagaaacatgtcacccaatgcagcagtgtggctctacGGCACAGAGGAATCCGATATATCAGACTTTGGCCTGTACTTGTCTGTAGGATCAAGtcattgtttttggtcttttgggatttgttggcattaagaaaaataaagaatagcACTAGCCTTATACTTGAACCCTCTGATATCTGTTGACACGCTGCATTTGAATGAAATGCTAATAAACAGTGTATTTACATAGTTTTGGTGAGGATGTATCTCATAAATCTTGAGTTAAACTTAAACTCCAGCTTTGGGCTTCTCTTTCCTGCTTCCACCCCGTCTGTGCTTTATTACTGGcatcctttttttgttgttgttgttgcctaaactgtgtttgtgttgtcctGCAGGTGATGGCTGTGGGCCCAGTGTGCTTGGCCCCAGCAGTGGGACACTGTCCTCCCTGGGTTACCCGGGGACGTACCCGAACAACACGGTGTGTGAGTGGGAGATCAGTGTGCCCCGCGGGAACAGGATCCACTTTCGCTTTGCAGAGCTGGACATAGAAGACAGCGACTGCCAGGTCAACTACCTCCGCCTCTACAACGGCATCGGACCCGAGAGGAGTGAGATTGGTGAGAGTGACAACCAGATACTATATTGGAGAGAAATTAAGTTCTTACCAAAGTGAAAAGGTTGTCGTAGCGCAACACAACgaatgccttccaggagagTCAAAATGTGCAACGCTATTCAGATACTTAAACAATATCACGTCTAACCCCTCTCTCTGATGAATGGGTTTTCACTCTGTCTTCGAGTATGGCCGCTCAgaacaactataaacacatttgcacGTGTTGTATGAAGTAGCATAACGTGGCCCATAGACCTCTCCCAGTCGGCATGTCACTTCCTCACcgtctgtgtttgcatgcacagAAGAAATCAGGTTATGTCATATCAACATGCTCTGCAACAACCTCTTCACTGTGAAACCTGCATTGCATACAGCTGGTCAGTATGCAGACTTCTCAACGATTATGTTTTTGAACCAAGGTTGGAATATTTTAAACTCTATTAAAGATACATGACTGTGCAGCCTGAAGAGATACTTACCagatctttaaaaacagctggcTGTTAAGCCGTGGAAGCGGACTTATTTAgagttattatttcattttcagtattaGTCGGTGCATTTTTGAGTTTACCTAATTGATTTTGAGGTTCACAAGCCCATCGCTTGTGGACTTTTCTCATGGCATGGAGGAGGATGTGTTAAAATATTTTGGATACAAGGGCAAAAAGAAtctttgcttttgctttctctttctctgccttcacTGCGATACTTTCTCTGTCTGAAGTATTTGTTTACATGATGTTCAAGAAATCAACTTGCTGCAGAAAGCCGACAATACAGAGTTACTCAAGTGCTTGTAAACACAGTGACTGACAATGCATTGGCCACATTATAAGCATACAGTCACTGCTGGTCTCATGCCAGAGTGCTGCTGGACACACTAAATATTAGACCTGTAGACACACAGTTTAATACAAAACAAGCTGTGGATGAGGAATTAAATTGGTAATTTCTTGAAAAACACGTATCActtcttggggggggggcttctttttttatggCGCTATAAATAGTTTAGGCCATATCGTTCCTACTGGTTTTCTAGTATACTCTATCATACTTTGGCCGGTATGATCATGAAACGGGTATTAAAtagctttttatgttttattaaaaaaagtctTGAATTGAACCTGGTGAACACTGCAGAAACAACTGAGAAATGTTGGAATGTTGTTAAATTCATTGCCACAATTATATTATTTATCAAGGAGTGTAGTCATTCATATGTCAGGTGTGTCATCCTGTACCAGAGTATATGAGAGGTGTAAATCCCAGTCACTTCCACCAACCACTAAACAAGGATTCTGTCTGCACTAATATCTCATACAACACGTGTTTTATGGTAGATTTGTTGTTGTACATGTTAAACTAACCAGaacctgtctgtcctgtctccTGTGTTGTCTCCTGTTGCTGCCCGTCCTGTTTAACAGTGAAGTACTGCGGTTTGGGTCTGAAGATCAAAGAGCTGATCGAGTCCACTGGTAACCAGGTCACTGTCCAGTTCATGAGTGGGACCCACCACACTGGACGTGGATTCTACTTGTCCTACTGCGCCACTGAACACACAGGTAACGTGCTCTCAGCTCTCtcgcctgtctgtgtgtcatctgtTGATCATCCGTAGGCCCCAGTctgcagggggagggggggcggtCATGTGATGAAGGTGTAGCAGACTGGAATGATGTTTCGTTGATGTCATCGCAATGTCGAGCTTggttacatttctgttttggcCCTTGGCGTTAGAGTTGCTTtggagactgtgtgtttgtgtctcattaCAGTTGTTTCATTGTGCACCACCTTTATAGATTCAACTGTTCTAATTACTAATTAGATTGTCCTGGAAAGACATGTACACAAGTCAGGCAGTGTGTTGTCTTATCACTGTGGTGTGAAAACTTTATATCTCCATATGTCATCTTTGTGTTCAGTCAAAAACAGTCTTGTCTGTAGCTCAACCACTGAGCAGTTTGAGGATACGCTTAGGATTTATAGAAATTCCTGAAGCCATGTTTCATTCTGTGGTaggatgttttatttcttgttaaAACATGAAGTTGAAACATGTAATTATGAAAATTTGAGATTGCAAATGTTGTCTCAGTGACACTTGTCACTTGTACTGTAGGTACAAAGAGGTGCAAAGCAGAAGAAAACCCCAGCAACATTTCATAAAACGAATCAGGTAGAGcagcatttcacaaaacacaacaataccGGGTACTTATAGGCATTAGTCGTCTTCACGGGTCCACTTGGGATCTAGTAACTGAGACCTGACCGCTCCAATCAGATGCTGTTGTAATTGctttgtgtcaaaatgtctaaTACACAAGTGAATCCTAGTGGACTCTGAtcctaatgtcagcatgctcacagtgacaaagctaacatgcggatgtttagcaggtataatgtttaccgtcTTAATTTACCTtgttaacattttctaattagcacaaagtacagctggggctgatgggaaagttattagttttgcaggtatttggtcataaagtcAAGTCTTGTCAAAGTCAAATTTGGatcctgctggtggcactagaggaaaagttaaacctcatcaaagtcagtaggattaaTCATCTGGTCAAAAGTGGTGCACTGACCGACTGACTGTCCAACATTgacatccctagagccacgttGCTGCTAGCTGTGGCCAACAACTCTCTCTGTTCGGGTTGACTGCATTATGGATTGGGTCTAATTATTCTTGAGTAAATTTGGATCAGGTCTGGCTTGTTCTTTGGCTGTTGGATTTGGTatctttttgaaaatgacttgTCTGTTTTGGCTGGAGTCCATGAATTTGGACCCCTGAGGATCTCCAAGTCACATTTCAGGAAACACGACATGATGCGTTTTATAAAATGCTAAAGTTAGAATGAGTGAAGAGCAGATGATGTACATTTCTTATTGTCCTGCAAACAAACAGTGTCCGCAGTTCATAAAAAGAGTAGCAGTTAAAGATGACTGACCCATGTCAGCATTTTTTCAGTAACAATGCTTGAGGCCAAATGAGAGGAGCATTTCTGATGTGGCGTTTGCTCAcagttgagtgtgtttttaaggagctgctctgctgtgactGGTATATTCTGATCAGCCACATATCTGGAATTCCAGCTGCAGAGTCGTCAAGGTTGTGGGCTTCGTCTCAAATAAtagttttttccccttttaatgTGAGAACATAACAGACGGATGGCaccagcagatgtgtgtgtttgtgtgtgtgtatagctgtAGAAAAAGATTTCACCACCGCTAATCAACAGTCAATGTGTCTGAGTCTGTCACATTACAGCCGTCCATATCTGAGTGCTAAAGGATTGAGATTTAATTgtgactgtatttgtgttttttagtttcttcttttttcaatGGAGTCTGGCCTGTAAAAGATAGCAGAGGAGCATGAAGCAATTTGAGAAGAACAGGAACAAGAGGAAGTGAGAGTAatagagagaaatggaaagtaatatttattgattttattgacAGGGAAGAAGCTGCTGACCTTTCTCTAATGTAATATCATATCAGTGAAGAAGTGTGTTAATAAGCTCTTTTCAGACATTAACCTTTAAATTAATCCGATGGAACATGTTTGTCTCATGGATGAATCGGCGCCCagtcacttttacttttatgtaGTGACGTCGCCAATCTCACTGGGTCGGCTCGAGTAACATTTTTGTACACGGCAGCACACATCTGAATGAAGTCTAATCAgtctattaaaaacaaaccattaTTACAACCACAGTAATAATCTGATCAGCACTCCCTCTCtatattattttcacttttaaattaaTATCCAGCAGAACTCTTTACATAGCATGAGAGTTAACAGGAATTAGATGATAACATTCTTACTTACAGTCAACATTGTGTTTATAAAACCAGTTTTTCTAACACAAACAATATTGGACAAGTAAACAGCATTTTCCTACTTACAGTCAGTCAGTTGATTGTGTTCTGAACCGTTGATGCGATGATGCGTCCCAACTACATCTTCCAAACCAGCAGTGGGGCGTTTACTTCCACCCGTCAACAAGGAAACGGAGCACATGATGTTATTATGACTGTTTTCGGTGTGATTAAATGTTTAGGGATGGATTCGTTTTTTATAAAAtcattgacaaaataaaagaaagcgGAGTGATATATAGTTTAGTAAATAACATATAAAGAGTTTGAACATTCTGTGTTGCTCAACAGACTATAAAGGTAAATAAATGCTtctttgctgtgtttacaaacattactgatggagagagagagagagaacaggcctgaaacaaaacatgatgatgatgatgaagcagcATGTTTATTCACAAACTGCGTCGTGTCTTAGCTCATCTTTAAGTGTGTCCGCTGCTCCAGGATCAAGAACACTGATGAAACATCTTGCTTGCAGCAATTGATGTCAATGAATCTGTTGATCATTTTGTAGAATCATCGATTTATTGTTTagttaaaataatatttaaaagtccaaggtgacgtcttcaaattccTTGTTCTGTGTGACCGGACTTATAGTCCAGAGAAGAGCATCATTTGCATACTTACAGATCCCTCCGCAGCCGCAGTACGCTgaataaaagtcaataaaaaagtGTCTATATGTCATCTGAAGTTTGGTacagatgacaaaaacaaaataacttctGTGATGCATCAGTGTTCTTGTCTTTACATAAAAGACCTCAGAGGACCtttgcatgaataaaacacagtggagaAAAATGGTTTCTGTCAAAAGTCAAAAAGACTCTTCTGACTCTTACCACCAAACCTTTATAAATGACAGCTCAATAATTGAAGGTATTGACATAATCAGCTGATACAGGAATACTGTAGCGATTGTAAATCATAGTCCACAAGACGCTGAATTATATTCTGATGTCTAAAATTGGTGCATTTTCTCTGTAATAAGAGTGTTGTTGGTGAGTGCTGTGTGAAGGCTGTGCTTTGTCATGTGGAACATTTTCAGATAAACAGATAATTGAAGCCACAAGAAGAggaaggcgtgtgtgtgtgtgtgtgtgtgtgtgtgtgtgtgtgtgtgtgtgtgtgtgtgtgtgtgtgtgtgtgtgtgtgtgtgtgtgtgtgtgtgtgtgtgtgtgtgtgtgtgtgtgtgtgtgtgtgtgtgtgtgtgtgtgtgtgtgtgtgtgtcacagcggAAGGCAAACAAGGTGGTCAATGAACAAaactagccccccccccccaagaagtGATACGTGTTTTTCTTGTCATGTAACCGATCGTGCAGATGAGCGTGGGAGGGCAGTTTGCATGGCTAAGTAAATCGGTCACCATGGCGACTTGTGTTAGATGGGGGTATTTGTCAGTTTGACTCACTGCTTGGTTTACCAGATAAATGGGTTTTTTGACAATGTGGTCAAGACTCAGCGAGACTGACCTCCACCGCAGGGTTTACGTAGGATTTCCAGCAGCATCCTGTTGGACAGAGGTGGCGTGTTCATCACCGAAACACTCATGTCTTTAGGAACCCCCCCGACACACATTTTTGTGCTGTACGACTTTGATGTGTTCGGAGTTGAGCTGAAACATTGACAAcattaatcagcaacaattttgacgGGATCCACTGGATCCGGCTTTCGAAGTTTGCTGCCTTTTGATACTAAGTTTGAATacagtttgaaaatgtcaacttgggctctTTGAGATTGTGATGtgaacaaaacaatgaatcgtattaatcagtaataaaaatgatagggctgcaagtaacaattatttttattatcggTTAATCTGTGGATGATCTTCTTGATTAATTTAATAATAGTTTAGTCTGTCACATGtcaaaaatggtgaaaaatccACCACAAGTTCTAAAAGCtcctcttcaaatgtcttgttttgtccaactaagAGTCCAAAACttaaagacattcaatttaaaatgaataaaacgaCAAACGcaggaaatcctcacatctgagaacaaatctttgtcattttgattaaatGATTGAAACATTAAGGGATTATTAAAATTGTAGCcaataaagttttgtttatgCTGAGTATTTCTTTACTACTTTTTCAATGGAGCCAATTGTAAAATCCTTCTGTGGGACAATCTGGCCAATTTTGATGACTACTCTTTGTTGCTTTGAATACTTAAAATACCAAATTATGAAATGTACCTAGAGAAGGCTGGTGGTTGTTGTctggccagagagagagagagacagagagagagaggggaagagaaaggggTGACGAGAAAGGGGTGACAGTTAACAGGAGTGTGCAGAGAAACCAGTTCTGACACTGTTGGTTTGCCTTTTGCAGATCTAATCACCTGCCTggacaaaggaactgacttcCCCGAGGCAGAGTTCAGGTAAATAACGTTGGCTTTGTGTGGATATTTGTGCAGTGATCAAGCTGTCtgatgtttactgtgtgtgtgtgtgtgtctttctcttcttaGTAAATACTGTCCAGCAGGCTGCCTGACATGTACCGAGGAGATTTCTGGAACTGTACCTAATGGATACAGAGAGGTGAGTACATACAGTTTACATGTGAATTCATGCGTTTACTCTCTGTGGTGGTCGCTGTCCTCAGCCTCACATTTCCAGGTGAGTCATGGTGCCCAGTGGTCTGCCTGTTGTTGGGTCACTGCCCCCACTGTTACCCCATATTATTCTCCAGACCGTCAGCATTTTACTCATGTCTTGGTGGCCTGTCTccattatttttgtcttttggccACCCGTTAGTCTGCACATCTCTCTGTTTGATTTAGTAAgatcctctttctcttccttgtgTAATCGTTCCATTGGTATGCGAGTCCTGGACTGATGACCTCACAGCACCCCCGCTGCGCGTGAGGTCATGGGCGCCGAGTCTCTGGCTGATGACCTCATGCTCGGAGCTCGGGGTTTgttgaaggagaggaggggaggggagggagggagggagggaggggtgttgCTGGCTGAcgggaggacagggaggagcGTCGGGCTGTGCTTCAGGGAGTGAGGTGCCCCACAGGAACAGAGGAGGGGCAGGGTCAGCGGGTGAAGGGGAGGTGAGATAATAGTTTGGCCGAAAATAATAAGCCTCTAATTCAGTCCAGCTGCAAGAGGGTGCTGAGCAGAGCTGTGTGTCTTCTGGAGAGACAAAAAGCTGGAGAGTGAAGTCAGTGTGAGTGAGAAGTTGGagaaagcctgtgtgtgtgtttgtgtgcatgcctgggttttttgttgttgtatatgtGCAAGTGATTCattcatgcttgtgtgtgtgtgtgtgtgtgtgtgtgtgtgtgtgtgtgtgtgtgtgtgtgtgtgtgtgtgtgtgtgtgtgtgtgtcaataggCTGTAATATGGTGATTTTGGAGGCATACTTCAGTATCTCACAGGGATCAGCTGTCACACCCAGACCAGACCCTGCAGCTCAATTTCTATTTTTCAGATCTGAGTTTATTACCGTTACCCATGAACTGGTTTATATATTTCTACATCCTACCCGTcatatgtctctctctctgtgtgtgtgtgtgtgtgtgtgtgtgtgtgtgtgtgtgtgtgtgtgtgtgtgtgtgtgtgtgtgtgtgtgtgtgtgtgtgtgtgtgtgtgtgtgtgtggtttcctcTGTTGGTCGGTGTATGTGTGGCGGTTTGGAGCaatgctctgtgtttgtgttagcgGTTTGGTATGGCGCTCTTAaggatgtggtgtgtgtttttgggaaGTTTAAGAGTCACAGGGAAAGTGTTGATTGCCAGTGGCAGCATTGGActgctatatgtgtgtgtgtgaatacatgtgCTTGTCACTCTGTGGGTCACCAGAGCTTTCCCACAACCTTGTCAGCTGTGAATTCCAGTGTGGGTCTTTTCCAGTAATAAAATCCCACCTCGCTCGACCAGCTGTTCATAGGAAGCCGCTTGTGACCAGAGTGTAATCGGGTTTTGTCCGTTTCTCAGTGATGTGGCAGCAGGTTTGGACAGGAATGCCACCAGCGGTGAATCATTACCGTCAGTGCCCCTCAGTATCCTCTCCACAGAGGAGTGACATCATGCTGACTCATCAGCCTTTATCTGCCTCAGTCTGAAGGTTAAGAgcttgaaagaaaacacaaaacagcaagaGGAGCACTGACAGAGTCAGAGGTCGTCACAACCATGAAGCAGTCCTGATCATTGATTTACAGCATTGCCCACAGTGGTCTAACAGCCACTCTTGTGCCTTCAGACTGCTACAACATGTGTTCAGCATTCACTCTAAACTCTACTAAAAGCAAGCACTTGTATCAATATTAGGCCTTTGGATGGGGATTTCTTATTATGTTGTTGATTTTGAAGCAAAGTTATGCGGCCAACTTCCGAAATTGTCTGAAAAAAGAGTGAGATAAGAGAAAGTGGGTGGACTAACACAAAAGAAACTTCAGTAAACTTGATCTGCTAATTGTTTCAAAGCGGTTACAGTACATACTGAAGTAAACAAataacctgaaaacacacacacacacacaatcttttATATGCCTAATCTTCCCAGTCCATCAgatgtttctttcttctcatcCTGCAGtcctcacctctgtgtgtgGCAGCCGTCCACGCAGGTGTGCTGTCCAACGCTGTGGGAGGGAGGGTCACCGTGGTGAGCAGCAAAGGCATCCCTCACTATGAGGCCACACTGGCTAACAATGTCACTTCCACTGGGTAAGTGGAAGTATGCACTACTAACAAACCTACTGGTGTATGGCTGTCACTCCTTCTCAGTCATAATGATATAGTCCTCAGATGTACTGATCTTACTTGATCCTCTAATCCTTCACTTCTCTCCTCAGAGGAACTTTGTCGAACAGCCTCTTCACCTTCAGGACCAACGgtgagttgtgtttttatttcccaaaGCACCATTAGGAGCTGTAAGAGGTTTTCAGGGGGAAATcctgtaaatgtaattattaacGTCGGCATCTTTAATTTTAATAGAGTGGAAATCTTGCTGTGTCCGTAATTTTTATTAGTCTGCAGCACAAAATCTGGAGTGAATTACCTGCAGTTTTTACTTGCAGTTCAAACTTGATTGCTGTTATCATCTGACTTAAAATCTCTGATGCAGTTAAAGGAattattgaatatatatattaaggCCTCCTAAATCTCATCTAAGTCTCCCAAACATTTTATATAGTTTaattaatgataatataatgataaaataataatggcTCTGTGCTTACAGGCTGCTATGGAACGCTGGGTTTAGAGTCTGGCAGTGTTGCGGACACTCAGCTGTCTGCTTCCTCTGTGTGGGAGTGGAACAACATCATTGGTCAACACAGCGTTTGGGCGCCATCAGGGGCACGGCTTAAAAAGGCAGGGCTGCCCTGGGCACCTTCACAGAGTGACCAACAGCAGTGGCTGCAGGTCGATCtcaagagggagaagaggatcACAGGTACACAACTACATACAtccatgtacaaacacacagttactaTAGACTAAAACCAGTATCTTTAATTTAGCTGCTTGCCTGGAATAAGGCTCTCCAGCAAAATGTTCCATCAGGGTTTTACCTGGGATCAtgtttagccacgctagcagcacATAAGGCTATAAGGTGATTaggtcggtccaccactttggtctggactgaaatatctcaacaacagtcagatggattgccaagacattttgtacagatattccTTGAGCCCAGAGGAAGAATCTctatgactttggtgatcccctgacttttcatcaccaccatcaggtcaaaatttaaattagtcaaatactttaatttatgaccaaaaacctgcaaaactatgACCATCAGCTGTGCTATGTGTTTAATGCTATGTatgaaatgttagcatgctaacatgctaaactatgatggtgaacatggtaaacaccTGCAtccgcatgttagcattgtcattatgagtaTGTTTGGCACATTGCTAAATGTTAATGCAAGCTTGctacagagccgctagcatgactgtagactcttagttgTGTTTTAAGCCAACTCTTCTGCTGTCCGTTCATCTAGGTATCACCACCACTGGCTCGACCCTAAGAGAATACCAGTTCTATGTTTCAGCATACCGGGTCCTGCACAGTAATGATGGCCAGCAGTGGAACATCTACAGGGAAGCGAATTCTTCACAAGACAAGGTAATACAAGCACCAAATCAATATGCCCTACAGTTACGTCATTGGCctttgttatttcttcttcttcaaattAGTGCAAATGgacaaaaatgtcactttagAAGGCTGCAAAGACACATACTTGGAGTGTTTCCATAGCAACTGGTATTGACTAAGAGATGTTTATGGCAGGAAATGAGTGCAGTCAGTGGTTTGAGTTAAGTGCTGTGGTAGACAAGTCAGGACACTTGGGCATTAATAATGAATGGATATGGATTTAGTTGTTGGTTGTTAGGCTGGAGCTGCTGTCCACaggctgctctctgctgggATTCCCACAGGCTCGTATTGTGTGGAGGAAAGTAGTTATTAGCTTGCCAAGTTGGAAAATAATCAGCTCATAGTGCATTTGTTCACAGTCTGAAACAAGAATTGCTCTgctgaacttttctttttcttctaaaCTGCTACTTCTGGGCTGGGTTTGTTCTCTCTTTTGTGGTAGATTTTCCAAGGCAACATTAACTACCTGCATGAGGTGAGGAATAACTTCATTCCTCCAATTGAGGCCCGGTTTGTGAGGATAAATCCAACACTATGGCACCAGAAAATCGCGCTCAAGTTGGAGTTGCTTGGCTGTCAAATTCCTGCAGGTAGGTAGAGGTGGTTGGTTTGTAGATAAACAAATATCCTGTAAAAAGAGAACTATTAGTTCTAACTAAATGCTaaattttccctcttttttttcttttgacagcgAGGCGGACGACAGAGCCGAGGCTTGGTCCAAGATCTCGTCATACTCCACCTCCTGCGGGTACAAAACGCCCACCTCACCTTGGCCAAACCACACACACCCCAGACATCAGAAACACCACTATGCCTCCTCACACCGGCAAAGGTACAACAGATACAAAAGCTTGTTTGATCCCTAATAGAGATATTTGTCATTTGGTGTTTATTGTAGTATTTCTGCTCTCAGATGTGGCCCTGGCAGCAGTTCTGGTTCCCGTGTTGGTCATGGTTCTGACTGCTCTCATCTTGATTGTGGTTTGTGCTTGGCACTGGAGGAACAGGTGTGTATTTATATTACCGTGTGAAGgaaattttgtttttgctctccaTGACCTTATTTTTCTCTCGTCATAGGAAAAAGAGCTCTGAAGGAACATATGATCTCCCTCACTGGGATCGCACAGGTATGTAATCTATCTGCAGCACAGGCTGATAGGTCGGGTTTGTGTATCGTGCTGGTGCAACTCACTGTGCATCTCATTGTGCTGCAGACTGGTGGAAAAGCATGAAGCAGCTGTTGCCCTCAAAGATGGTGGAGACGGAAGACTCAGTTCGGTACAGCAGCAGTGAGGTGGGCCGGCTAACAGGGAGAGGTGCTGTACCCAGACTGCATGCTGAACCCGCAGGTAAATACTGTTCAACATGGTGACTGTTGAAGTAACCAAATGTTCTTAGTGCAAGCAACTTGTTTGatggtttgttgttttcagacaaGTTGTGTTTCTT
This window of the Enoplosus armatus isolate fEnoArm2 chromosome 11, fEnoArm2.hap1, whole genome shotgun sequence genome carries:
- the dcbld2 gene encoding discoidin, CUB and LCCL domain-containing protein 2; this encodes MGRAVMVGRGPTGAGVLLSILIILTTEGCRAQKGDGCGPSVLGPSSGTLSSLGYPGTYPNNTVCEWEISVPRGNRIHFRFAELDIEDSDCQVNYLRLYNGIGPERSEIVKYCGLGLKIKELIESTGNQVTVQFMSGTHHTGRGFYLSYCATEHTDLITCLDKGTDFPEAEFSKYCPAGCLTCTEEISGTVPNGYRESSPLCVAAVHAGVLSNAVGGRVTVVSSKGIPHYEATLANNVTSTGGTLSNSLFTFRTNGCYGTLGLESGSVADTQLSASSVWEWNNIIGQHSVWAPSGARLKKAGLPWAPSQSDQQQWLQVDLKREKRITGITTTGSTLREYQFYVSAYRVLHSNDGQQWNIYREANSSQDKIFQGNINYLHEVRNNFIPPIEARFVRINPTLWHQKIALKLELLGCQIPAARRTTEPRLGPRSRHTPPPAGTKRPPHLGQTTHTPDIRNTTMPPHTGKDVALAAVLVPVLVMVLTALILIVVCAWHWRNRKKSSEGTYDLPHWDRTDWWKSMKQLLPSKMVETEDSVRYSSSEVGRLTGRGAVPRLHAEPAEYAQPLVSGVTTLGARSTFKPDEGPDPGYSDPDLYDAPISPDIYHAYAEPLPASGSEYATPIVVDMGCHPSGGSSLNQPSTVCSFMGSGPASLLTRTDSSHSERSAYDTPKNATGQVTPTEDLTYQVPQSSTQKPPGQS